The Trypanosoma brucei gambiense DAL972 chromosome 10, complete sequence genome has a segment encoding these proteins:
- a CDS encoding dynein light chain, putative: MAGTTAIVKDSAMSRELQQDCIDCAAHALHVMGLNEQTAMAQFITRELNSKYGSRFHCVVGRSFGSYVGHDSQYFIYFLIGDCAFLIWRTVDTFEERVFYAAVDDIAVGNKYYSCEKNTCVDEKLGQTSM; this comes from the coding sequence ATGGCGGGCACCACCGCTATAGTAAAGGACTCGGCAATGTCTCGAGAATTGCAGCAAGACTGCATTGACTGTGCCGCGCATGCACTACACGTCATGGGGCTGAATGAGCAGACCGCGATGGCACAGTTCATCACGCGCGAACTCAATAGCAAATACGGATCACGTTTCCACTGTGTTGTAGGACGCTCCTTCGGTTCATATGTTGGTCATGACAGCCAGTACTTCATCTACTTCCTGATCGGTGATTGTGCGTTTCTGATCTGGCGCACCGTAGATACCTTCGAAGAGCGTGTGTTTTATGCAGCGGTGGACGACATAGCCGTCGGAAACAAATATTATAGTTGCGAAAAAAACACCTGTGTTGATGAGAAGCTGGGACAAACGTCAATGTAA
- a CDS encoding FKBP-type peptidyl-prolyl cis-trans isomerase,putative — MYGVECFRPLGLAAFMLAVLSVVRVATSEDDPNKLTPQERIDRYRKRVARSFLLKMAEEPGAMTLPSGVVVHVLNRGGGGRSAAVDDECTVHYTGTLKDGTVFDSSRDRGHPFKLKLGQVIVGWQEVLQLMRPGDRWKVFIPPEHGYGARGAGPKIPPHSALVFDMELISIEGGGNGRTEKEVEEVLKGYAGKGDL; from the coding sequence ATGTATGGTGTTGAGTGTTTTCGGCCACTTGGCCTCGCCGCCTTTATGTTGGCAGTCCTTTCGGTCGTGCGGGTCGCAACATCAGAAGATGACCCAAACAAACTGACGCCGCAGGAGCGCATAGATAGATACCGCAAACGAGTTGCGCGGTCGTTCCTCCTTAAGATGGCTGAAGAACCCGGTGCCATGACGCTCCCCTCAGGCGTCGTTGTTCACGTGCTCAACCGCGGCGGTGGTGGACGGTCGGCTGCTGTTGATGATGAATGCACCGTTCACTACACAGGAACACTGAAGGATGGAACTGTGTTTGACAGCTCACGAGATCGCGGACACCCCTTCAAACTTAAGCTGGGTCAAGTGATTGTTGGTTGGCAGGAGGTCCTCCAACTGATGCGACCCGGCGACCGCTGGAAAGTTTTCATCCCACCTGAACACGGTTACGGTGCGAGAGGTGCAGGCCCAAAGATCCCACCCCACTCCGCACTGGTGTTTGACATGGAGTTGATTTCCATTGAAGGCGGCGGCAACGGTCGCACTGAaaaggaggtggaggaagttCTCAAGGGTTATGCGGGGAAGGGAGACTTGTAA
- a CDS encoding FKBP-type peptidyl-prolyl cis-trans isomerase,putative, whose translation MNNSNNSSVGSIGAPPRQRHKFGTCTAEGIAAPVAAGGIITRGGNFQKPTPSSDDSAASTEDLSLLLWCSVGVFLLLYVISGRFHNLYITPEDNDKAEQNFLQYLSERWSREGDAIITKASNDASFTQHGDGRIYFRVMNQTFPIKESTPPRVVSKVSFPEVSSDNRWRGDLKNATSEAAMEWRNLTQTMQCAGTDGPLIFHLVAFLSSGVRFVSTYVPPGKPEIRSVGAHIPCLNAILPLMCKGDKWEIICPPEMAFGSHGFQEVPPSATTIWQVLMLDVTKSGPRTRAHVQKLLAAATRRHSGELPITRRELYERAMRARGKLLGNGEGTL comes from the coding sequence ATGAACAATAGCAATAATTCCTCCGTAGGAAGCATCGGCGCTCCACCGCGGCAGAGACACAAGTTTGGCACCTGCACAGCTGAAGGTATCGCAGCACCCGTAGCGGCGGGGGGGATAATAACACGTGGAGGGAATTTTCAGAAGCCAACTCCCTCAAGTGACGACTCCGCGGCCTCAACAGAAGATTTATCTCTGCTCTTGTGGTGTAGCGTCGGGGTTTTCTTGTTGCTGTACGTGATCAGTGGGCGGTTTCACAACCTCTATATAACTCCGGAGGATAATGATAAGGCGGAACAAAATTTCCTCCAATATTTGTCTGAGCGTTGGTCTCGCGAAGGTGATGCAATCATCACAAAGGCGTCAAATGATGCCAGTTTTACGCAGCACGGTGATGGACGTATTTATTTCCGCGTAATGAATCAAACCTTTCCTATTAAGGAGTCCACGCCGCCACGCGTTGTGTCAAAAGTATCTTTTCCGGAAGTAAGCAGTGACAACCGGTGGCGCGGTGATTTGAAAAATGCCACAAGTGAGGCAGCCATGGAGTGGCGTAACCTGACTCAGACAATGCAATGCGCTGGAACCGATGGGCCACTCATTTTTCACCTTGTCGCATTTCTTTCGAGTGGCGTGCGCTTTGTGAGTACATATGTTCCACCAGGGAAGCCTGAGATACGATCAGTGGGGGCCCACATTCCATGTCTGAATGCCATTCTGCCATTGATGTGCAAAGGTGACAAATGGGAAATTATCTGCCCTCCTGAGATGGCATTCGGATCCCACGGATTTCAGGAGGTGCCCCCATCTGCGACAACAATCTGGCAGGTTCTCATGTTGGATGTGACTAAAAGCGGGCCACGCACGCGGGCACACGTGCAAAAGCTCCTCGCGGCAGCGACACGACGTCATTCCGGCGAGCTGCCGATTACTCGAAGGGAATTGTACGAAAGGGCAATGCGAGCCCGTGGGAAGCTGTTGGGTAACGGTGAAGGCACACTGTAA